The following are from one region of the Acidobacteriota bacterium genome:
- a CDS encoding cyclic nucleotide-binding domain-containing protein encodes MPKEQKSRREVINAIKTLPAISALMSAHDGHYDYELDLEVTVYGRNYGGKKVGPYFRLLNYEPGEAVMVQGEWGGNTLFFLVAGALEVYVRAPNEQDVKVAELTPGTQFGEMSVLAGVPRNATIKAPPDKPAQVLEIHRPALRLLRKLPKFGENLDNTYRTHGRDAALESLRLTGGLTPEMTSELRGYSLFRVFAKNHVLFRENERVNRVYIIKEGWARRTQSVSGREVEDFVGHGFCFGLEGAVKDSSWPYTVTLMGRTEVVEIYTSKLRERHALREALLKVLGTSVPPAIGSFVNYKPAVHDAMLAAQERLIETGLVDGTNLLVMDMDLCVRCGNCSLACHKIHGQSRLMRRGVHVTRLEAPRASAVQSVLSPEVCMHCADPECLTGCPTGAIGRFDLGQVDIDPKTCIGCGDCATQCPYNAISLVPRRPKAPAPGAVSFKSKLQEFLRIKPDPIPPPVDTTEDLVAIKCNLCSDRTSMNPPGAKTRAYSCEENCPTGALARVRPREYFTEIGQIEGLLLVDKTHAYGRNIHKSDPPKRLIHLAGILFTVLATAATIFGLQQYGLGERIFSFLNMRWITGIAGLVGIAAVMTYPVRRQIYTKRVGPLRYWMLAHAYVGIIAGMLILLHGGTHSGGALTTALMVCYDLVIFTGILGIFIYFFAPRKLTKIEGTPLLIDDLKDRREELRKEIAEIGGQAAGPLQSIVKDKVVPRFVSFGFLLRQFLGRKDLDEMVESAKAGFNQERASLANEKDRHKLDRAIEAAATLRRIDALIYLHRSLKVWLPPHVATTALMLALMIVHIIQVVYYAAR; translated from the coding sequence ATGCCGAAAGAACAAAAGAGCCGTCGCGAAGTCATTAATGCGATCAAGACCCTTCCAGCCATCTCTGCTCTTATGTCCGCGCACGACGGTCACTACGACTATGAGCTCGATCTCGAAGTCACGGTATACGGGCGCAACTACGGTGGCAAGAAGGTAGGTCCCTACTTCCGCCTGCTGAACTATGAGCCCGGAGAGGCGGTTATGGTTCAGGGGGAATGGGGCGGCAACACCTTGTTCTTCCTCGTCGCCGGCGCTCTGGAAGTCTACGTCCGGGCGCCCAACGAGCAAGACGTGAAAGTCGCGGAGTTGACGCCGGGCACTCAGTTCGGAGAGATGAGCGTGCTGGCGGGCGTTCCTCGCAACGCCACTATCAAAGCGCCGCCGGACAAGCCCGCCCAGGTCCTCGAGATTCACCGCCCGGCGTTGCGTCTGCTTCGCAAGCTCCCCAAGTTTGGCGAGAACCTCGACAACACATATCGAACTCACGGCAGAGATGCCGCGCTTGAAAGCCTCAGACTCACCGGCGGGCTGACCCCCGAAATGACGAGCGAGCTGCGGGGTTATTCCTTGTTCCGGGTGTTCGCGAAAAACCATGTCCTTTTCCGCGAGAATGAGCGAGTCAATCGAGTCTACATCATTAAGGAGGGATGGGCGCGCCGGACGCAATCAGTGTCAGGCAGAGAGGTCGAAGACTTCGTGGGTCACGGCTTCTGCTTTGGTCTCGAAGGCGCTGTGAAAGATTCAAGCTGGCCTTACACCGTGACGCTGATGGGCCGCACTGAAGTCGTTGAAATATACACCTCGAAACTGCGTGAGAGACATGCGCTCAGAGAAGCGCTGCTCAAAGTGCTCGGCACCAGTGTGCCACCCGCAATCGGCTCTTTTGTTAACTACAAGCCTGCTGTTCACGACGCGATGCTCGCCGCTCAGGAGAGGCTCATCGAGACGGGGCTCGTGGACGGAACCAATCTGCTGGTGATGGACATGGACCTGTGTGTTCGCTGCGGCAATTGCTCGCTCGCGTGCCACAAGATTCACGGCCAATCCAGACTCATGCGCAGAGGCGTTCACGTCACCCGCCTTGAAGCCCCTCGCGCGAGTGCCGTTCAAAGCGTGCTTTCGCCCGAGGTCTGCATGCATTGCGCGGATCCCGAATGCTTGACCGGCTGCCCGACCGGGGCGATCGGCCGATTCGATCTGGGTCAGGTCGATATCGATCCCAAGACGTGCATCGGATGCGGCGACTGCGCGACCCAGTGTCCTTACAACGCGATATCGCTGGTCCCGCGCAGACCGAAAGCCCCTGCTCCAGGCGCCGTCAGTTTCAAATCGAAGCTTCAGGAATTCCTGAGAATCAAACCCGATCCGATTCCGCCGCCGGTTGACACTACCGAAGACCTCGTTGCGATCAAATGCAACCTGTGCAGCGACCGCACGTCGATGAACCCTCCGGGCGCAAAGACCCGAGCGTACAGTTGTGAAGAGAACTGCCCCACGGGAGCGCTCGCGCGCGTCAGGCCGCGAGAATATTTCACCGAGATCGGCCAGATCGAAGGCTTGCTGCTGGTCGATAAGACTCATGCCTACGGGCGTAACATACACAAGTCCGATCCGCCGAAACGCTTGATTCATTTGGCAGGCATATTGTTCACCGTGCTGGCGACCGCCGCAACAATCTTCGGACTACAGCAATATGGACTGGGCGAGCGCATCTTCAGCTTCCTGAACATGCGCTGGATCACGGGCATAGCCGGCCTCGTTGGAATCGCGGCGGTGATGACTTATCCGGTGAGGCGGCAGATCTACACCAAGCGCGTAGGGCCGCTGCGCTATTGGATGCTGGCGCACGCTTATGTGGGAATAATCGCGGGGATGTTGATCCTGCTGCACGGCGGCACTCATTCCGGGGGCGCGCTCACCACTGCGCTAATGGTCTGCTACGATCTGGTCATCTTCACTGGCATACTGGGAATCTTTATCTACTTTTTCGCGCCTCGAAAGCTCACGAAGATTGAAGGCACGCCGCTCCTGATCGATGATCTAAAAGACCGGCGCGAGGAGTTGCGGAAGGAGATTGCGGAGATCGGCGGCCAGGCAGCCGGACCGCTTCAAAGCATCGTGAAGGACAAAGTGGTGCCGCGTTTTGTCTCGTTCGGTTTTCTGTTGCGGCAGTTTCTCGGCCGAAAAGATCTGGACGAGATGGTTGAATCAGCAAAG